The Halomonas sp. KG2 genome contains a region encoding:
- the urtE gene encoding urea ABC transporter ATP-binding subunit UrtE has protein sequence MLAIEKLNQFYGESHTLWDLDLDVPEGQCTCVMGRNGVGKTTLMKAIMGEVAVKSGQLRYQGEGSDIELTKKAVEARSRLGIGFVPQGRQIFPLLTVEENLRTGLAARSDGLKKIPERIYELFPVLKEMKHRRGGDLSGGQQQQLAIGRALVIEPKLLILDEPGEGIQPNIVAQIGQVIRQLIKEDGLTVLLVEQKLPFARKYADRFVIMDRGRPVAKGEIAELSNELIKQHLTV, from the coding sequence ATGCTGGCGATTGAAAAACTTAACCAGTTCTACGGGGAAAGCCACACCTTGTGGGATTTAGACCTCGACGTGCCTGAAGGCCAGTGCACTTGCGTGATGGGCCGCAACGGGGTGGGTAAAACCACCTTAATGAAAGCCATTATGGGCGAAGTGGCCGTAAAGAGCGGCCAACTGCGCTATCAGGGGGAGGGTAGCGACATTGAGCTGACCAAAAAAGCGGTGGAAGCGCGCTCTCGCTTGGGTATTGGCTTTGTCCCCCAGGGACGGCAGATTTTTCCGCTGCTCACCGTGGAAGAGAATCTACGCACCGGCTTGGCAGCGCGCAGTGATGGGCTGAAAAAAATCCCCGAGCGTATCTATGAACTGTTCCCTGTTTTAAAAGAGATGAAGCACCGCCGTGGCGGTGACTTATCCGGTGGGCAACAGCAGCAGCTCGCCATCGGTCGCGCGCTGGTAATAGAGCCCAAGCTGCTGATTTTGGATGAACCCGGGGAGGGCATTCAGCCCAATATTGTGGCGCAAATCGGCCAGGTGATTCGCCAGTTGATTAAAGAGGATGGCTTAACGGTACTGCTGGTTGAGCAGAAGCTACCTTTTGCCCGCAAATACGCCGACCGCTTTGTGATTATGGATCGTGGCCGTCCGGTGGCCAAAGGCGAGATCGCCGAGCTTTCTAACGAACTGATCAAGCAGCACCTGACCGTTTAA
- the urtD gene encoding urea ABC transporter ATP-binding protein UrtD: MSLLQSLTTRDRVFDFMAPQASPVDVRHGPILYMEDVTVSFDGFKAINNLNLTIDDGELRCIIGPNGAGKTTMMDIITGKTRPNAGSVWFGSRHNLLQMNEPDIASLGIGRKFQKPTVFEALSVFENLELAMAADKRIFPTLTARMSGEIKDRINEVLETIGLTELRYQPAGILSHGQKQWLEIGMLLMQRPRLLLVDEPVAGMTEQEMERTAELLTGLAGKQSVVVVEHDMGFVRSIARKVTVLHQGSVLAEGSMDQVSSDPNVVEVYLGADDEEAA, translated from the coding sequence ATGAGCTTGTTGCAATCGCTAACCACGCGGGATCGGGTATTTGATTTTATGGCTCCTCAGGCATCACCGGTAGATGTGCGTCATGGCCCGATTCTGTATATGGAAGATGTCACGGTGAGCTTCGATGGCTTCAAGGCTATCAATAACTTAAACCTGACTATTGATGACGGTGAACTGCGCTGCATTATCGGCCCCAACGGGGCCGGTAAAACCACCATGATGGACATCATTACTGGCAAAACGCGCCCCAACGCAGGCAGCGTGTGGTTTGGTAGCCGTCATAACCTGCTGCAAATGAATGAGCCGGATATCGCCAGCTTAGGGATTGGTCGTAAGTTCCAAAAGCCCACGGTATTTGAAGCGCTGAGCGTGTTTGAAAACCTGGAGTTGGCGATGGCCGCCGACAAGCGTATTTTCCCCACGCTGACTGCCCGCATGAGCGGTGAAATTAAAGACCGTATCAATGAGGTGCTTGAAACGATTGGCCTGACCGAGCTGCGTTACCAGCCAGCAGGGATTCTTTCCCACGGCCAAAAGCAGTGGCTGGAAATTGGCATGCTGCTAATGCAGCGCCCGCGTTTACTGCTGGTAGATGAACCCGTTGCCGGGATGACGGAACAGGAGATGGAGCGCACCGCTGAGCTGCTGACGGGCCTGGCGGGTAAGCAGTCGGTGGTTGTGGTCGAGCATGACATGGGCTTTGTACGCTCCATTGCCCGTAAAGTGACCGTATTGCACCAAGGCAGCGTGCTGGCGGAAGGCAGTATGGATCAAGTTTCAAGCGACCCTAACGTGGTTGAGGTGTATCTGGGTGCGGACGACGAGGAGGCTGCCTAA